A window of Candidatus Methylomirabilota bacterium genomic DNA:
GAGCCCACCGCCGGCCGGATCCTGCTCGATGGCCAGGACATCACGCGTCTCCCGCAGGCGGCCTTGCGGCCGCTCAGGCGGCGGATCCAGATCGTCTTCCAGAACCCGTACGCCTCGCTGAATCCCCGCAAGACCGTGCGGCAGATCATCGGGCAACCGCTGCGGGTGCATCGGGTGCCGGGCGATCCCGAAGAGATGGTCGCCGACCTTCTCCAGCGCGTCGGGCTCCCGCCCGAGGCGAGGCGGCGTTATCCCCACGAGTTCTCGGGCGGCCAGCGCCAGCGGATCGCGATCGCCCGCGCGCTCGCGCTCCATCCCGACCTCGTGGTCGCCGACGAGGTCACCTCGGGACTCGACGTGACCGTGAAGCTCCGGGTCCTCGGCCTCCTCCGCGAGCTTCAGGCCGAGTTCCGCGTCGCGTACCTCTTCATCTCCCACGACCTTGCCGTCGTGCGTCAGATCGCGGACCGGGTCGCCGTGATGTATCTGGGCCAGATCGTCGAGGAGGCGCCCACCTCGGCACTCTTCGAGCGTCCCCTGCACCCCTACACGCAGATCCTCTACCGCTCGGTGCCGGCGCCGGATCCCACCGTGGCCTGGCGTCCCCCGGTGCTTCGCGGCGAGCCGCCGAGCGCCGTCGAGATTCCCGCCGGATGCCGATTCCACCCGCGCTGCCCGTTCGCCGAGGTCCAGTGCACGAGCGAGGTCCCGACTCTGCGCGAGCTCGCTCCCGGCCACCGCGTCGCCTGCCACCTGGCGCCCGCGGTGTCGCTGGACAGCCGTGACTAGGTCATTTCGGGGGGGTGCGCCGGCGCCACCCAGGTGTGGCAGCCGTGTGGGAAGGTCGGGTACGATACCTCATGGATGTTCGTGGGCGGCGGACCGGGTGACCCCACCATGGCGGACCCCGAGGCACTCAAGCGCGCGACCGAGCTCTGGCAGGAGGGTTGCCGCTACCAGATGGCGGGGGATCTCGAGCGGGCGATCGACACCTACAAGCGTTCGATCGAGGTCTGCCCCACCGCCGAGGCCCACACGTACCTCGGCTGGACCTACAGCTTCCAGGGCCGCCTCGAGGAGGCCACGGCCGAGTGCCTCCGGGCGATCGAGATCGACCCGGACTTCGGGAACCCGTACAACGACATCGGCGTCTACCTCATGCAGCAAGACCGGATGGACGAGGCGATCTCCTGGCTCGAGAAGGCCAAGCGGGCCTCCCGCTACGAGCCGCGCCAGTTCCCATACATGAATCTCGGGCGGATCTACCTCAAGCAGGGCAAGTGGTGGGACGCGCTGCGCGAGTTCGAGGGCGCGGCGCGGATGGCCCCCCAGGACGCCGAGGCG
This region includes:
- a CDS encoding ABC transporter ATP-binding protein, producing MTRPALLEVQGLQTHYRLGGRLGGWPGRPRWLRAVDGVSLTIGRQETLALVGESGSGKTTFGRTILRLVEPTAGRILLDGQDITRLPQAALRPLRRRIQIVFQNPYASLNPRKTVRQIIGQPLRVHRVPGDPEEMVADLLQRVGLPPEARRRYPHEFSGGQRQRIAIARALALHPDLVVADEVTSGLDVTVKLRVLGLLRELQAEFRVAYLFISHDLAVVRQIADRVAVMYLGQIVEEAPTSALFERPLHPYTQILYRSVPAPDPTVAWRPPVLRGEPPSAVEIPAGCRFHPRCPFAEVQCTSEVPTLRELAPGHRVACHLAPAVSLDSRD
- a CDS encoding tetratricopeptide repeat protein → MFVGGGPGDPTMADPEALKRATELWQEGCRYQMAGDLERAIDTYKRSIEVCPTAEAHTYLGWTYSFQGRLEEATAECLRAIEIDPDFGNPYNDIGVYLMQQDRMDEAISWLEKAKRASRYEPRQFPYMNLGRIYLKQGKWWDALREFEGAARMAPQDAEARKALHTLRGRLN